Genomic window (Rosa chinensis cultivar Old Blush chromosome 6, RchiOBHm-V2, whole genome shotgun sequence):
GATGAGTCCGATGAGGTCGTTGAGTCAGTAACCGATTACATCTCCGATCTGCCGGATGAGTGCTTGGCTTGCATTTTCCAGTCACTCGGCTCCGGCGACCGGAAAAGATGCTCTCTGGTCTGCCGGCGGTGGCTGACGGTCGAGGGACAGAGCCGTCACCGCCTCTCCCTCAACGCGCACGCGGATCTACAGCCCGCCATCCTTTCCCTCTTCTCACGGTTCGACGCCGTCACCAAACTCGCTCTGAAATGCGACCGCAGAGCCATCAGCATCGGCGACGAGGCGCTCGATCTCATCTCGCTGCGGTGCCAGAACCTCACGCGCCTGAAGCTGCGCGCGTGCCGCGAGTTGACCGACGCAGGCATGCTGGCGTTTGCGAAAAACTGCAAGGCTTTGAAGAAGCTCTCCTGTGGGTCGTGCACCTTCGGAGCCAAGGGAATGAACGCCGTGCTGGAAAATTGCTCGGCGCTGGAAGAGTTATCGGTGAAGCGGCTCCGTGGTATTGGGCCGGAGGGTTCTGCGGTGGAGCCCATTGGGCCGGGCGTCGCTGCCTCGTCGCTCAAGACGATTTGCCTGAAAGAGCTTTACAATGGACAGTGTTTCGGGCCGCTTATAATCGGCGCAAAGAATCTGAGGACTCTGAAGCTTTTCAGGTGCGGTGGGGATTGGGATAAGCTTCTTCAAGTGATAGCGGAGCGAGTCACGTCCATGGTTGAAATCCATCTGGAAAAGCTTCAGGTTAGTGACGTTGCGCTGGCCGCAATCTCCAATTGCTTGGATCTGGAAATTTTACACCTGGTCAAAACGCCGGACTGCACAAATGTAGGTCTGATTTCGGTCTCGGAACGCTGCAAGCTCTTGAGGAAGCTTCACATTGACGGCTGGAAGTCAAACCGTGTGGGAGATGAAGGCTTGATTTCGGTGGCCAAGAGTTGCCCCAAccttcaggaattggttcttaTCGGCGTCAATCCAACCAAAGCGAGCTTGGAAACGTTGGCGGCGAATTGCCCCAATCTGGAGAGGTTGGCATTGTGCGGGAGTGATACAGTAGGCGATCCGGAGCTTTTGTGCATTGCTGCCAAATGTGGAGCATTGAAGAAGCTTTGCATTAAGAGCTGCCCTGTGTCTGATGTTGGCCTCGAAGGACTGGCCAGTGGGTGCCCTAATATGGTGAAAGTGAAGGTTAAGAAGTGTAGGCTAGTAACACCCGAGGGTGCTGATTCTTTGAGGGCAAAGAGGCCTACATTGGCTGTGAATTTGGACACTGGTGAGCCTCCACAAGACGCCAGTGCCAGTGACGGAGGGGCACAAGATAACCCT
Coding sequences:
- the LOC112169466 gene encoding F-box protein At1g47056; translated protein: MGQSASAAAIPSRRENNHRHRSKSKATALISPMLAADESDEVVESVTDYISDLPDECLACIFQSLGSGDRKRCSLVCRRWLTVEGQSRHRLSLNAHADLQPAILSLFSRFDAVTKLALKCDRRAISIGDEALDLISLRCQNLTRLKLRACRELTDAGMLAFAKNCKALKKLSCGSCTFGAKGMNAVLENCSALEELSVKRLRGIGPEGSAVEPIGPGVAASSLKTICLKELYNGQCFGPLIIGAKNLRTLKLFRCGGDWDKLLQVIAERVTSMVEIHLEKLQVSDVALAAISNCLDLEILHLVKTPDCTNVGLISVSERCKLLRKLHIDGWKSNRVGDEGLISVAKSCPNLQELVLIGVNPTKASLETLAANCPNLERLALCGSDTVGDPELLCIAAKCGALKKLCIKSCPVSDVGLEGLASGCPNMVKVKVKKCRLVTPEGADSLRAKRPTLAVNLDTGEPPQDASASDGGAQDNPAVEFLPLATQPAFPDIASSSTGRSASFKSRLSLLSGRTLVACTLRRWVSRNS